A single Anopheles funestus chromosome 2RL, idAnoFuneDA-416_04, whole genome shotgun sequence DNA region contains:
- the LOC125761490 gene encoding pro-corazonin-like, translating into MLHIRTIAFLLVGLIVLVNAQTFQYSRGWTNGKRSSSVEPVASQGPVSAMSSGTLSSLKPNEKTLLRRFLRNPCDLRVANLLAGHPSKDLYQLAGNSYDSSESAGSAFILPQFLMDPDEGNGNSNLPNGGRPMEDELRFKRGTSSGIGDPRQKIA; encoded by the exons ATGCTGCACATTCGCACAATTGCGTTCCTGCTAGTTGGGTTGATAGTGCTCGTGAATGCCCAAACGTTTCAGTACTCTCGCGGTTGGACAAATGGCAAGCGATCTTCATCGGTGGAACCTGTTGCTAGTCAGGGCCCGGTATCCGCGATGTCCTCCGGGACATTAAGCTCGTTAAAGCCAAATGAAAA GACTTTACTGCGACGGTTTTTGCGGAATCCCTGCGATCTACGGGTCGCCAACCTGCTGGCTGGACATCCGAGCAAAGATCTCTACCAGCTGGCCGGTAATAGCTACGACAGCTCCGAGTCGGCAGGATCCGCATTCATTTTGCCGCAGTTCCTAATGGATCCCGATGAGGGCAACGGAAACAGTAATTTGCCCAACGGCGGTCGTCCGATGGAGGATGAATTGCGCTTTAAGCGCGGTACATCGTCCGGTATCGGTGATCCTCGTCAGAAAATTGCCTAA